One Candidatus Neomarinimicrobiota bacterium genomic window, AAAGTGGCATACTACTGGGATGCAGCAGATTTCTCTGGCGGTTTTCAATGAGATAGTACTCGGTATCGCTTATGGAAATTTTTACTGGTGGATCATCAACGCTAACTAAGACTGTATCCCCAATTCCTCTCACGTCAGGTAGGGTCCAGCCCTTTTCAATCCTGGTGAAAGGATCAGGATAGGCTGGTACGATACCATGAAAATTATTTGAGCCCTGATCCATAAGGGCAAATCCACCTACAAGAGAAACCCCTGTTTCAGTATTGTATAAGGGTGGTAAATCAAGATGAAAGCCGATCATTAACGCCAGGGTCCCGTTTAAGGCGACCTGATAAAAGCAGGGGTCTTCTGCATCCTCAAAAAGGGTGCGTGTTTCTTCATATTGAAGAAAATTTTGTGACTCTGGTATGATGATTAGATCAGAAAGATTGCCTTCATTGGTTTGAAGAAAACCATACGCTCCGAAATCTGGCTGTGAAAGATAGGCTGAGGGAATGTTTCCTGGTGTGGGATCAAGTGCAAATGCGAAATCACCACCCATGCCTGCATGGGCAAGAATGATTGTAGTATACTCATCAAAATTGACATCAGGATCTGCCAGGGCGATGACATCTCGACTCAACTCAAAAAGTTTTTCTGTTTCATCATATGCTTCTAGATATGGATGATAGTAGAGCATCTCATGGGGCAATAGGTAAACATCATCCTCATTCAGTGGATAAACGGCTGATTCAGCAATATTTACCTGAACCGCCCCATCACTAACCCGCTGCCAGTAGTTTTCCATGGCAGTGAGGTGATCCTGAAAATAGCTGCGATCATGAGGAGGTGGGTCCAGTGACCAGTCCGTACAATCGAGATCAACAGTGTCTTCCAGGACAAAGCTTCCATCCCCAGTTGTTGCCGGTGATGAGTCCGTTTGAAAGGCTACTCGAAGTACAGCAACCTTCAGCTCCTGCCCTGATAAGGATAGGACTGACAGAATAGTCAGCAATAATCTTACTGTGAATTGATTGATATTATCCCCGCGAGCTTTTGAGGGTTAAAAATTATGGATCGATGACCAGATTGATCCGATCATCCTAAAATTTTAACATAAGCGAGAATCGCATGGTATTGTTCAGAGGGTGTGTTTCCTCTGCCACGGTATAGCCAAAATCAAAGCCATAGTTTCCATAGCGCAATCCGGCACCAACTGTAGGCGTGGTAATTTTACCCTCAGAGTCATAGTAATAGCCTCCACGTATGGCAAACATTTCATTATACCAATATTCAAGACCTACACTATGGATCAGTGATTTAAATTCGTCAGCCGGACTTCTGTCATCGCTATTACCAACCTCAAGTAGTCCATTGTTTCCATATAATCCACCTTCTACAGCAGATGAATCAGGACCATATCCTCCAATAACGCGATCATCATCCATGTTGCGATCACCACCAAGATACCAGTCGTCTAGAAAAGAAGTGAAGATTCCTTTCCACCATGAATCAGTGTGAGCAATTTCATTCTGTCCATCTTTATTGTAATTTCCAGAAGGATCTTCATTGCCATCTTCATTATAGCCGCCAATTTTCAAATCACCGTCCCAATCCATGGATGCATATTCACCAACCAGTAGTTTGTTTACATCATAGACCACATTCAATCGGTTGTACTTTGAGTCGTACACACGCATGTTGAAACCAAGTTTCAAGTTCGTAGGTAGTGGATCAGCTTGTTCTTTATCGTTGAAAATAACTTTGGGACCCAGGTTAGCCACCATGGCACCAAGATCCAGCTTGCCACCCAAATATCCCTTACTCAGGTACCCCACATCAAAACCAAAATTAGTCGCTGTTCCTTTGGTCTTCTCAGTACCGACATTTTTATCCGTAAGGTGCTGATATAAAATTTTAAAGTTAAAACCCACACTAGAATTCTCAGATATCATTGTGGCATAACTTATTGCCCCTGAAGAGAAATAGGTCAGGAAGGTTCCAAGTGAAGTCCCATTTGCATCGGTATACTGCTGCTTACCAGCATTCAGGTAGATAATATGTCCACCAAAGACTCCGAGACCCTCTACAGGAGCTCTTCCAGCCAGAAAATCATAGTACATATCATCTACAAGACCAGGAAGCCAATTCACATGCATTCCAGAGACCTCATAGCCACTTTGAAATCCAAGCCCGGCAGGATTCCAGTAGGTTGCGTAGGAGTCATCTGCAAGAGCAACTTGTGCTTCACCCATACCACCAGCCCGTGCACCAGGGGCGATTAACAGAAATAATGCACTCTGTGAGAATGCCACTGACAGAAACATCAGACTTCCGATGGTGAGATTTAAAAATTTATTCATTTTCATTCTAACTAACTCCTCATTCATAAAAAAACCGAATATTATTAATAACATTCGGTATCAACTTTAAAAAAAGATTAACGCCAGGTTTCGTATTTTGTTTTCGGTGGATTCTCATCAAAAAATCCCAGTAACGTTTTCTCTCTTAAAGTTCTCCTCTCGTAAAGCGGGCGAATATAGGTTTACACCTTTCGCTAATCAACGGATTTCACAGTATTTAAGCCCTCAAGTGACCTGGATAACTCTATGATGAGCCGTGGAAAACCATGACTAATATCATATGTTGTGTCCATGTCATTTTTTGGGTGTTGATTCAAATTATCACCTAAATTTTATATCTGCTTCTTCTTTATAGCCACTGATAAAATCCTGCACTGATTTTAGTTCTGACTTTCTCATCTCTTCGACGCTACCAACAAAGGAAAAGTTCCCCTGATCTAGCAAAACAATTTTATCTGCCAGAAAAAAGCCAGTGGGAATGTCATGTGTCACAATAATACTGGTCACATTTAAATCATCTTGCATTTCTTTTATCATGATGGCAATCTGAGCACTGGTAACTGGATCCAATCCAGTGGTAGGCTCATCATATAGAATGTATTTTGGTTTCATGGCCACTACACGAGCCAATCCAACACGTTTAC contains:
- a CDS encoding PorV/PorQ family protein, producing MFLSVAFSQSALFLLIAPGARAGGMGEAQVALADDSYATYWNPAGLGFQSGYEVSGMHVNWLPGLVDDMYYDFLAGRAPVEGLGVFGGHIIYLNAGKQQYTDANGTSLGTFLTYFSSGAISYATMISENSSVGFNFKILYQHLTDKNVGTEKTKGTATNFGFDVGYLSKGYLGGKLDLGAMVANLGPKVIFNDKEQADPLPTNLKLGFNMRVYDSKYNRLNVVYDVNKLLVGEYASMDWDGDLKIGGYNEDGNEDPSGNYNKDGQNEIAHTDSWWKGIFTSFLDDWYLGGDRNMDDDRVIGGYGPDSSAVEGGLYGNNGLLEVGNSDDRSPADEFKSLIHSVGLEYWYNEMFAIRGGYYYDSEGKITTPTVGAGLRYGNYGFDFGYTVAEETHPLNNTMRFSLMLKF